The Buchnera aphidicola (Formosaphis micheliae) nucleotide sequence TTGATTTAACTGGATAATTATATATTTTTTTTACAATAATAGTACAATGAGGATTACCTAAAGATACCATTCCAAATTTAAAAATTTTTTTTTGTATTAATAAGGAATATGTTAATTGTGTTTTTGTAAATAACGAAGGTATAGATACAGGATTAAATTCAGGTACCCCTATATTTACTTTAACAACTTTATCTTTTATAACTTCTAAAGACATTGTTCTCGTATATGTACTGACAAAAATTTTTCTTTTATAAGTTAATTTTTTAATTAATACAAAATAAGCAAAACATCTAGCTCCATTACCACATTGTTTTACTTCATTTCCATCAGAATTAAAAATACGATAATGAAAATCTATTATTGGACTATTTGATTTTTCAACTAATAATAATTGATCAAATCCTATACCTGAATATCTATTCGACCATTTTTTAATTAACTGATGTGATAAATTATTAATATTTTGT carries:
- the dapF gene encoding diaminopimelate epimerase gives rise to the protein MFFSKMHGLKNDFMVIDCITQNINNLSHQLIKKWSNRYSGIGFDQLLLVEKSNSPIIDFHYRIFNSDGNEVKQCGNGARCFAYFVLIKKLTYKRKIFVSTYTRTMSLEVIKDKVVKVNIGVPEFNPVSIPSLFTKTQLTYSLLIQKKIFKFGMVSLGNPHCTIIVKKIYNYPVKSIGKLISHHIFFPEGVNVGFMEIINKENIHLRVFERGVGETKSCGSGACAAVVIGILQKILNNNVIVKLTGGTLQISWKGPGYPIYMIGPVSHVYDGYIII